Proteins from a genomic interval of Lacticaseibacillus pabuli:
- the rpoE gene encoding DNA-directed RNA polymerase subunit delta — protein MKLDVFKDADKSELSMIEVAHAILAEKGDTMAFVDIANEIQEFLGKDDEEIRERLPQFYTDLNVDGSFISLGDNVWGLRSWYPYESVDEEVNHPEEDETPARKKKPKRVNAFLADAGDDDDIIDYNADDPEDDDLDADDDDDNYSADGNYGDNADSDDDDDSDDGDDQTDTLPDGIEGQLSEFSDDDDDDDDE, from the coding sequence TTGAAACTTGACGTATTTAAAGACGCCGACAAGAGTGAGTTATCCATGATCGAGGTCGCTCACGCGATCCTGGCCGAAAAGGGCGACACGATGGCATTTGTCGACATCGCCAATGAAATTCAGGAGTTCCTGGGCAAGGATGACGAGGAGATTCGTGAACGGCTGCCACAGTTCTACACAGATCTGAACGTCGACGGGAGCTTCATCTCGCTCGGCGATAACGTCTGGGGGCTGCGTTCCTGGTATCCATACGAATCTGTTGACGAAGAAGTGAACCATCCAGAAGAAGACGAAACACCAGCCCGTAAGAAGAAGCCAAAGCGTGTCAACGCCTTCTTGGCTGACGCTGGGGATGATGACGACATTATTGACTACAACGCTGACGACCCAGAAGATGATGATCTGGACGCCGACGATGATGATGACAATTACAGCGCTGACGGCAACTATGGCGACAACGCGGACTCCGATGATGACGACGACAGTGATGACGGCGATGATCAGACGGACACTTTGCCAGACGGTATCGAAGGTCAGCTGAGTGAATTCAGTGATGACGACGATGACGATGACGACGAGTAA
- a CDS encoding redoxin domain-containing protein, producing the protein MFVKRHGTELELYGRVLDVGDRLPVCTLHNSAGEPFDTSQMHGWTLLSIMSTISPGVCDASLMAFHHVLRRYERLGVYAIVLAESTMLANWCGNDGNEHLTLLADDEMNFGKATGLLIPNVAVLARSLYIIGPDARVRFRDIAAEQTELPDFGPALAFLDTVFGHYHKLQN; encoded by the coding sequence ATGTTTGTCAAACGTCATGGGACTGAACTTGAACTCTACGGTCGTGTGCTCGACGTCGGCGACCGCTTACCCGTGTGTACGCTACACAATAGTGCTGGGGAACCCTTCGATACCAGTCAAATGCACGGCTGGACCCTGCTGTCGATAATGTCAACTATTTCGCCCGGTGTCTGTGATGCGAGCTTGATGGCCTTTCACCACGTTCTGCGTCGCTATGAACGCCTGGGTGTCTATGCCATCGTGTTGGCAGAGTCAACCATGCTAGCCAATTGGTGTGGGAATGATGGCAACGAACATCTCACGCTCCTCGCAGATGACGAAATGAATTTCGGTAAAGCGACGGGATTGCTCATTCCTAACGTCGCGGTTTTAGCACGGTCACTCTATATTATCGGGCCTGATGCGCGTGTTCGGTTCAGGGACATCGCAGCCGAACAAACTGAACTGCCAGATTTTGGCCCTGCTTTGGCTTTTCTGGACACTGTCTTCGGTCACTATCACAAACTGCAAAATTAA
- a CDS encoding N-acetylmuramoyl-L-alanine amidase family protein yields the protein MKKKWALALTLAAGLAVGGAMQMQHPQAATVNQIAAKYKPVKVTNYKSNFPYKKGYRQGVGRPEGIIIHETAEPTWTAADGAKHFLSEWKTKQTYVHAFVDGSEVAHIGDTNYQTWGAGTAGNARFISIELCETTNPTTFAKSVNNLAYYSATLLRQYNLKPDLASNDGFGTIWSHYDVTRFLGGTDHTDPLGYFSAHGYDMNQFFALVQKWYGQLGSVKPQASAKNANVVKLGAVTGMYTQPTYNSKKVKNLAKGSSWRYNSVTVTAGQYWFNIGRNQWIRVGGASKPTMTVKATSTLRNAPSYTGKAIGTLKKGAKYKYGDTRFVNDQLWYNLGGNQWVANGKTSGTTRVVKKTSKTGVINIGPATPLYPKADPKSKPVRTLNPGTSWLYSDVKTVGGKTWYWLGGSQWVQFN from the coding sequence ATGAAGAAGAAGTGGGCACTTGCCTTAACCTTAGCTGCTGGTTTAGCTGTCGGCGGCGCCATGCAGATGCAGCATCCGCAGGCGGCAACAGTTAACCAAATCGCGGCGAAGTATAAGCCAGTTAAAGTCACAAATTACAAGAGCAACTTTCCGTACAAGAAGGGCTATCGCCAAGGCGTTGGCCGTCCTGAAGGCATTATCATCCACGAAACTGCAGAACCAACTTGGACTGCCGCTGATGGCGCCAAGCATTTTCTGAGTGAATGGAAGACCAAGCAGACCTACGTCCATGCCTTTGTTGATGGGAGTGAGGTCGCCCACATTGGCGATACGAACTATCAGACCTGGGGTGCCGGGACAGCCGGGAACGCACGCTTCATCAGCATTGAGTTGTGCGAAACGACCAACCCAACGACGTTTGCGAAGAGTGTCAACAACTTGGCTTACTACTCTGCCACCTTGCTGCGTCAGTACAACCTGAAGCCTGACCTGGCCTCAAATGATGGCTTTGGTACCATCTGGTCTCACTATGATGTGACGCGCTTCCTCGGCGGTACAGATCACACTGACCCACTCGGCTACTTTAGCGCGCACGGCTACGACATGAACCAGTTCTTTGCCCTCGTGCAGAAATGGTACGGCCAGTTGGGTAGCGTGAAGCCCCAGGCGAGCGCGAAGAACGCCAACGTCGTTAAGCTTGGCGCCGTGACCGGCATGTACACCCAGCCAACCTACAATAGCAAGAAGGTCAAGAACCTCGCTAAAGGCAGCTCATGGCGCTACAACAGTGTTACCGTGACTGCTGGCCAGTACTGGTTCAACATTGGCCGCAACCAGTGGATTCGCGTTGGCGGTGCCAGCAAGCCAACGATGACCGTCAAGGCCACCTCGACCCTGCGTAATGCGCCAAGTTACACGGGCAAGGCAATCGGGACACTGAAGAAGGGTGCCAAGTACAAATACGGCGACACGCGCTTTGTTAACGATCAGCTCTGGTACAACTTGGGCGGCAATCAGTGGGTTGCAAATGGTAAGACGAGCGGCACGACACGTGTTGTGAAGAAGACCAGCAAAACTGGTGTGATCAACATCGGCCCCGCAACGCCACTTTACCCAAAGGCAGACCCTAAGAGCAAACCAGTTCGCACCTTGAATCCTGGGACGTCATGGCTTTACAGTGATGTGAAGACCGTTGGCGGCAAGACCTGGTACTGGCTCGGTGGTAGTCAGTGGGTTCAGTTCAACTAA
- a CDS encoding HAD-IC family P-type ATPase, producing MATNPQTGLTKAQVEQQRAAGLVNNRQEDLTLSVRQIIAENTFTLFNLINVVIGVLIFTTGRYTNLLFLGIAILNTAIGTFQEIRAKRQVEHMSILNQEPARVRRDGKIVDINQQDIVVGDILLTGLGGQLPVDGRLISDTPVEIDESPLTGEADAIAKHPGDVVYSGSFTVAGQGAIEVTAVADDTFAAKLAHEAKKGKATESELLRNINRIIQVLTYVLIPLSIALFTVSMVRRGNYNRAILTTSAAIIGMIPSGLVLMTNVALAVSSLTLARRRVLVRALPAIEALARVDTICLDKTGTITSGKLRVTAMLPQTGTTVDQLSTTAAAVMYALNDDNETALAIKNYVKDKPNWQSTSTVPFSSSRKWSGASFTGDRNYFIGAPEFTFGTHLPADVHEQIQRAAADGLRVLVVGSAQALSPDIVQPQLLGLITIADELRPSAAETFGFFASQDVALKVISGDNPVTVARVAQLAEIEGAEHYIDMSTVPDDADFAGIMAANTVFGRVTPEQKKRLIAAYQDAGHTVAMTGDGVNDVLALRQADCAIAMASGSEAASAIADFVLLDSDFKAMTGVLNEGRRVINNIESIASLFLIKTMYSTALTALFIFINADYPIIPINLTPVSVIAVAIPSFMLSLEPNFSRVTGQFMRKVMTFAAPAAVEIVLYTMGLTFITWRLNLGFDINGTLVALTIACVSFNVLFRVARPFNRFKIGLVVLAAIFLFVVFFIINKPFSLANLWDFKLFLIYVPLIISTSPVYLFLQEFLGRRILSRIRWREAPKK from the coding sequence ATGGCTACGAATCCGCAAACTGGACTGACAAAGGCACAAGTCGAACAGCAACGTGCAGCCGGCCTGGTCAACAATCGCCAGGAGGATTTAACGCTATCTGTTCGGCAGATTATCGCGGAAAACACCTTCACCCTGTTCAACCTGATTAACGTGGTCATCGGGGTCCTGATTTTCACCACTGGCCGCTACACCAACTTACTCTTCCTGGGCATCGCCATTTTGAACACGGCAATTGGGACATTCCAGGAAATTCGTGCGAAGCGACAAGTCGAACACATGAGCATTCTGAATCAAGAACCCGCGCGCGTCCGCCGCGATGGCAAAATCGTCGACATTAACCAACAAGACATCGTCGTTGGTGACATTTTGCTCACAGGACTAGGCGGGCAACTGCCCGTTGACGGCCGCCTCATCAGTGACACCCCCGTCGAAATCGACGAGAGTCCCCTGACCGGTGAGGCTGACGCGATAGCTAAGCACCCCGGCGACGTCGTCTATTCTGGTAGTTTTACCGTTGCCGGACAAGGGGCCATCGAGGTCACCGCGGTTGCTGACGACACCTTTGCTGCCAAACTCGCGCACGAGGCCAAGAAGGGCAAGGCCACAGAGAGTGAATTGCTGCGCAACATCAACCGCATCATTCAAGTCCTGACCTACGTCCTGATTCCGCTCAGTATCGCCCTGTTCACCGTGTCCATGGTGCGCCGCGGCAACTACAACCGCGCGATTCTCACCACCAGTGCGGCCATCATCGGTATGATTCCTTCTGGCCTGGTCCTTATGACCAACGTCGCCCTTGCCGTATCTAGCCTGACGCTGGCACGGCGGCGCGTCCTGGTTCGCGCCCTGCCTGCCATTGAGGCGCTCGCGCGTGTCGACACCATTTGCCTCGACAAGACCGGAACCATCACCAGCGGAAAATTACGCGTAACGGCCATGCTGCCACAAACGGGCACAACTGTGGATCAGCTCAGCACAACCGCCGCCGCCGTGATGTACGCCTTAAACGACGACAACGAAACGGCGCTGGCCATCAAGAATTACGTCAAGGACAAACCAAATTGGCAAAGCACCTCCACCGTGCCATTTAGTTCCTCTCGCAAGTGGTCTGGGGCTAGCTTCACCGGCGACCGTAACTACTTCATCGGGGCGCCGGAATTCACCTTTGGCACGCACCTGCCCGCTGACGTACATGAGCAAATTCAGCGTGCCGCGGCAGACGGCCTGCGTGTCCTCGTTGTTGGCAGTGCACAGGCGCTCAGCCCTGACATTGTCCAGCCTCAATTGCTTGGGCTCATCACCATTGCCGATGAGCTCCGGCCTAGCGCAGCCGAAACGTTTGGCTTCTTTGCTTCCCAAGACGTTGCGCTCAAGGTCATCTCTGGTGATAATCCTGTCACCGTTGCCCGTGTCGCCCAGCTCGCCGAAATCGAGGGTGCGGAACACTACATCGATATGTCCACAGTGCCTGACGATGCCGACTTTGCTGGGATTATGGCAGCGAACACCGTCTTCGGCCGGGTGACGCCGGAACAGAAGAAGCGGTTGATTGCAGCCTACCAGGACGCGGGCCATACCGTCGCGATGACGGGGGATGGTGTCAACGACGTCCTCGCACTGCGGCAGGCGGACTGCGCGATTGCCATGGCCAGTGGCTCTGAGGCCGCCAGTGCCATCGCGGACTTCGTACTTCTGGACTCTGACTTTAAGGCCATGACCGGCGTCCTCAACGAAGGCCGGCGCGTGATTAACAACATCGAATCCATCGCCTCACTGTTCCTGATCAAGACGATGTACTCCACGGCACTCACCGCGCTGTTTATTTTCATCAACGCCGATTACCCCATCATCCCCATTAACCTGACGCCTGTCTCCGTCATTGCGGTGGCAATTCCATCCTTCATGTTGTCGCTGGAACCCAACTTCAGCCGCGTAACCGGGCAATTCATGCGCAAGGTTATGACCTTTGCGGCACCCGCTGCGGTTGAAATCGTGCTGTACACGATGGGCCTGACGTTCATCACCTGGCGGCTAAACCTCGGCTTTGACATCAACGGGACGCTCGTTGCACTGACCATCGCCTGTGTCTCGTTCAACGTTCTGTTCCGGGTTGCGCGCCCGTTCAACCGCTTCAAGATTGGACTGGTTGTGCTCGCCGCCATCTTCTTGTTCGTGGTGTTCTTCATCATCAACAAGCCATTTTCACTGGCGAACCTCTGGGACTTCAAGCTGTTCCTGATCTACGTGCCACTAATTATTTCCACTTCACCGGTTTACCTGTTCTTACAGGAATTCCTCGGCCGCCGTATCCTGTCACGGATTCGCTGGCGTGAAGCGCCAAAGAAGTAA
- a CDS encoding proline iminopeptidase-family hydrolase — MTTLNPNGTNFITLSNGYHLWTSTQGDGPAQLLTLHGGPGGTNEVFENFAPRLNQYGVRVSRYDQLGSWFSDQPDFSKQENRDKFLNIPYYVDEVEEVRQKLGLDNFFLLGQSWGGVLAIEYALKYGQHLRGLILSSMIDNLDEYITNINAIRESMFSADEVAYMQAREAAHDFTDAHYVELVAKLGENYLHHQSDPQPRHLINVMGTPVYNYFQGDNEFVMVGALKDWDRRGDLSQITLPTYLTFGGHETMPLTAARRMAGELPNSRLHITPNAGHGQMLDNPDNYFANLGQFIQDVQTGVFTPDK; from the coding sequence ATGACGACATTAAATCCGAACGGCACTAATTTCATTACCCTGAGCAACGGTTACCACTTGTGGACTTCAACGCAAGGGGATGGCCCGGCGCAGCTGCTGACGCTGCACGGTGGCCCTGGCGGTACAAACGAGGTATTCGAAAACTTTGCACCACGTCTCAATCAGTACGGCGTGCGGGTATCCCGGTACGATCAGTTGGGTTCATGGTTCTCGGATCAACCAGATTTTAGCAAGCAGGAGAACCGGGATAAGTTTCTGAACATTCCATACTACGTGGATGAAGTCGAAGAAGTGCGTCAAAAGCTTGGCCTCGACAACTTCTTTCTGCTGGGCCAATCCTGGGGTGGGGTGCTCGCCATCGAGTACGCACTCAAGTATGGTCAGCACCTGCGCGGCCTGATCTTGAGCTCCATGATTGATAACCTGGACGAGTACATCACGAACATTAACGCCATCCGCGAGTCCATGTTCAGCGCAGATGAAGTGGCATACATGCAAGCACGCGAAGCCGCACATGACTTTACGGACGCGCATTACGTCGAGCTCGTCGCAAAACTTGGCGAGAATTACCTGCACCATCAGTCCGACCCACAGCCACGCCACCTCATCAACGTCATGGGCACCCCCGTATACAATTATTTCCAGGGTGACAATGAGTTTGTCATGGTCGGGGCGCTTAAGGATTGGGACCGGCGCGGTGATTTGAGTCAAATCACGCTGCCCACTTACCTGACTTTTGGTGGTCACGAAACCATGCCGCTGACCGCAGCGCGGCGGATGGCTGGTGAATTGCCAAACAGCCGGTTGCACATCACGCCAAATGCTGGGCACGGGCAGATGTTGGATAACCCGGATAATTACTTTGCCAACCTGGGTCAATTCATCCAGGACGTTCAGACCGGCGTCTTCACACCTGATAAGTAG
- a CDS encoding GNAT family N-acetyltransferase, whose amino-acid sequence MPVIFVRPGRPEDVPAIMAIIAGARAFLHSQHIDQWQGSYPNQPAVEEDIAAGHNRVLTVDGKVVGMASLIPGPDPYYKCLEGKWTNGAEAAYYAIHRFALGDAGRGLHLTRPFFTALISELYRDGVRDVRIDTHADNKIMQHVVKSNGFAPRGIVYLDEPVAERLAYQLVIDEPAK is encoded by the coding sequence ATGCCCGTTATTTTTGTACGCCCAGGACGTCCCGAAGACGTGCCTGCAATTATGGCAATTATTGCTGGTGCCCGCGCATTTTTGCACAGTCAGCACATTGATCAGTGGCAGGGGAGTTACCCAAATCAGCCGGCCGTCGAAGAAGACATCGCGGCGGGGCACAATCGTGTGCTAACCGTGGATGGCAAAGTCGTCGGGATGGCGAGCCTGATTCCGGGTCCAGACCCATACTACAAATGTCTCGAGGGAAAGTGGACGAATGGTGCGGAGGCCGCTTATTACGCCATTCACCGTTTTGCACTTGGCGACGCGGGTCGTGGCCTGCACCTGACCCGGCCTTTCTTTACGGCCCTGATTTCAGAATTGTACCGTGACGGCGTGCGTGATGTGCGCATCGATACGCATGCGGACAACAAGATCATGCAGCACGTGGTCAAGTCGAACGGCTTTGCCCCACGCGGCATCGTCTACTTGGACGAACCTGTTGCCGAACGTTTGGCCTACCAGCTCGTGATTGACGAGCCAGCAAAGTGA
- a CDS encoding multidrug effflux MFS transporter, translating into MTAARKKPSFGLALLLGTLSAFGPLSMDLYLPALPTMQADLHSSATLAQLTITASVIGLGLGQVLIGPLSDRYGRRVPLLAGLALFTVCSLLIVFQTDVRLLIGLRFFQGIGGSAGQVLSRSIARDMYSGAKLTSFMAVLMAINGVFPIISPSIGSLILMITSWRGIFVLLLIIGLILMAASALYLRETLPATRRSNELGRAFVDMLYLLKQREFMAYVIAQAFSYGSLFSYISGSSFVLEGHFNVPVFAFAVLYAINGLGIIVGTNLAGRLSARRGTLPALKMALYGLVGVGVWLVVTSFIWDSLVLLIVGLVAMQAFLGMINTTATSLGMNGEADRAGGASAMLGLFSNVMGGIASPIVGLFAATNAMPMVGMIFVWAVMALLSYFLIAPRRRA; encoded by the coding sequence GTGACGGCGGCGCGAAAGAAGCCGAGCTTTGGCCTCGCGCTACTGCTCGGCACGTTATCCGCATTTGGCCCGTTATCCATGGACCTGTACTTGCCTGCCTTGCCCACGATGCAGGCGGACTTGCACAGCAGTGCGACCCTAGCCCAACTGACGATTACTGCCAGTGTGATTGGGCTTGGCCTCGGCCAGGTGCTTATCGGGCCGCTGTCAGACCGTTATGGCCGACGAGTGCCATTGTTAGCGGGTCTGGCCCTGTTCACCGTCTGCTCACTGCTAATTGTCTTTCAAACGGACGTGCGACTGCTGATTGGCTTGCGTTTCTTCCAGGGCATCGGTGGTAGCGCGGGCCAAGTGTTGTCACGCTCTATCGCGCGCGATATGTACAGCGGGGCAAAATTGACGAGTTTCATGGCCGTTCTGATGGCGATTAACGGGGTATTCCCGATTATCTCGCCAAGCATTGGGAGCTTGATTCTGATGATTACCAGCTGGCGCGGCATCTTTGTCCTCTTGCTCATTATCGGGCTGATTTTGATGGCAGCCAGTGCCCTGTACCTGCGGGAAACGTTGCCGGCTACGCGCCGGAGCAATGAACTCGGACGTGCCTTTGTGGATATGCTGTACCTGCTTAAGCAACGGGAGTTCATGGCGTACGTTATCGCACAGGCCTTCTCATACGGGAGCCTGTTTTCCTACATTTCGGGCTCCAGTTTTGTGCTGGAAGGCCACTTCAACGTGCCGGTCTTTGCCTTTGCGGTGTTGTACGCGATTAACGGGCTAGGCATCATCGTTGGGACAAACCTCGCGGGCCGTTTGAGTGCACGACGCGGGACGCTACCGGCGCTGAAAATGGCCCTGTATGGTCTGGTCGGCGTTGGCGTCTGGTTGGTCGTCACATCCTTCATCTGGGATTCGTTGGTCCTTCTCATCGTGGGTCTCGTGGCGATGCAGGCGTTCCTTGGCATGATCAACACGACGGCCACTAGTCTGGGGATGAATGGCGAAGCTGACCGCGCGGGTGGCGCGAGCGCAATGCTCGGCCTGTTCAGCAACGTGATGGGCGGCATTGCGTCACCCATTGTGGGGCTGTTTGCCGCAACGAACGCGATGCCGATGGTTGGCATGATCTTTGTTTGGGCAGTGATGGCACTGCTGAGCTATTTCCTCATCGCACCAAGACGTCGTGCTTAG